The nucleotide sequence AAGCCGCCGAGTCCGGGAAGGGTCGGCTTGTTGCTGAGGCCCGTGAGCCCCGGCACATTCGGTAGGCCCTGGCGCAGGCCCGCGGGCAAATCCTTCGGCAGGTTGGGCAAGCCCTGTCCACCGCCCGCGCCTTGCATCTTCTCCTGCAGCGCCTTCATCTCTTCAGGCGAGGGCATCTTCATGCCGCCGCCAAACCCCATCGCCTGCGCGATGCCGGCGAGCGGGCCGCGCTTGCCCGATCCCATGGCCTTCATCACGTCGGCCATGTTCCGGTGCATCTTGAGCAGCTTATTGACGTGCTCGACGCTCTGGCCGCTTCCGGCGGCGATGCGCTTCTTGCGGCTCGCCTTGAGAAGGTCGGGGTGCCGGCGCTCCTCGCGCGTCATGGAGTCGATGATTGCGACCTGGCGCTTCAAAATCCTGTCGTCGATGCCGGCGGCCGCGATCTGGTTCTTCATCTTGGAGATGCCGGGCATCATGCCCATCAGCCCGCTGATGCCGCCCATATTGGCCATCTGCAAAAGCTGCTCGCGCATGTCGTTGAGGTCGAACTGGCCCTTGCGCATCCGCTCGGCGGTGCGCGCGGCCTTCTCGGCGTCGATATTGGCGGCAGCCCGCTCGACCAGCGATACCACGTCGCCCATGCCGAGGATGCGCCCCGCAATACGGTCGGGATGGAAATCTTCCAGCGCATCGGTCTTTTCACCGGTGCCGATCAGCTTGATCGGCTTGCCGGTGACCGCGCGCATCGACAGCGCGGCGCCGCCGCGGCCGTCGCCGTCGACGCGAGTCAGCACGATGCCGGTCAGCCCGACGCGCTGATCGAACGAGCGGGCGAGATTCACGGCGTCCTGGCCGGTAAGGGAGTCCGCCACTAGCAGCACTTCATGCGGATCGGCGGCGGCTTTGATTGCCGCGGCCTCCGCCATCATCTCTTCGTCGAGCGTGGTGCGGCCGGCGGTGTCGAGCAGCACGATGTCGTAGCCGCCGAGCTTGCCCGCCTCGAGCGCGCGCTTGGCGATCTGCGGCGGCTGCTGTCCCGCGACGATCGGCAGCGTCGGAATGTCGAGATCGCGGCCGAGCACGGCGAGCTGCTCCATCGCCGCCGGGCGGTAGACGTCGAGCGAGGCCATCAGCACCTTGCGCTTGTCGCGCTGGACGAGGCGGCGGGCGAGCTTTGCGGTGGTGGTGGTTTTGCCGGAGCCCTGGAGGCCAACCATCATGATCGGCACCGGCGGCACCGAATTCACGTCGATGGTCTGGCCTTCCGCGCCGAGCGTGTTGATAAGCTCGTCATGGACGATCTTGACCACCATCTGGCCGGGCGTCACCGACTTCACGACGGTGGCGCCGATTGCCTGCTCGCGCACGCGTTCGGTGAAGCTGCGCACCACTTCGAGCGCGACGTCGGCTTCCAGCAGCGCGCGGCGCACCTCGCGCATCGCGGCGTCGACGTCCTTTTCGGTCAGCGCACCGCGCCCCGTCAGACGATCGAGGATGCCGCCAAGCCTTTCCGACAGATTGTCGAACAATGCCGTTGTCCCTTGTCCTGCTCGCGCAGGGTTGCCTCGTTCACCGCTGTCATGCCCCGGCTTGACCGGGGCATCCAGTACGCCGCGGCTTCTCGGTTCAAGCCGAGCTGCCTCCGGAATACTGGATCACCCGCATTCGCGGGTGATGACCCTCAATGTGCCTTGGCGCATTGCCCCAAGACGTTATTCCAAACACCTTTGCGCCCGAGGGCGCACAGCGCTGTCGGGCGTTGACCTCTGGCCTCCAGGACCAGTCGGCGGGTCGAAAAGAAAGCCTTTCCGAGAAAGTGCGCGGGGTTAAACGCCGCTCACGCCCAAAAGTCAAGGAAAGTTAGGGCGCCAAAGCGCATTTGGTAGGGTAACGCTCTGAAAATATAGTTCTTTTGGTGGCGGGTTCCAATTCCCGGAGCTCCGCCCATATAGCCGGTGATGACCTATCTCCGTTATCATCGCTAAAGCCCGCCCGTGCCGATCACCCGCCGCCGCCTGTTTGGACTGCTCGCCGGGGCCGGCGCACTGGTCGGCATTCCATCCCTTTGGATGTCTCGCATGAAAACCTATGACGGACCCGTCTCCGACCATTTCAATGGTCTGCATTTCTTTGATCCCGACGGCGTGCCGCCAAAGTCGCTTGCGGAGGTTTTCCGCTGGCAGTTCGGCGGCGGGCGCCAGCGCGCGACGTGGCCGGACTGGGCGCCGAGCCCCTACGCCGACACGCCGCCCGCGCGCGTCGACGGCGACAGGGTGCGGCTCTCCTTCGTCGGCCATGCGAGCTGGCTGATCCAGACCGGCGGCCTCAACATCCTCATCGATCCCGTCTGGTCGATGCGGGTCTCGCCGGTCGGCTTCGCCGGACCGAAGCGGCACAACGATCCCGGCATCGCCTTTGACAAGTTGCCGAAGATCGATGTCGTGCTGGTCTCGCACGGGCACTACGATCATCTCGACATCGCGACGCTGTCGCGGCTCGCCAAGAACTTTGCCCCGCGCGTGGTCACGCCGCTCGGCAATGACGTGACGATGCGCGGCGCCGATCCCACGATCAAGGTGGAAGGCTTCGACTGGCACGATCGCGTCGAGCTCGGCGGCGGCCTGACCGCGACGCTGGTGCCGACCCGGCACTGGTCGGCGCGCGGCATGTTCGACCGCAACAAGGCGCTGTGGGCGAGTTTTGTGCTGGAGACGCCAGCCGGCAAGATCTACGTTGTCTGTGATTCCGGTTACGGCGAGGGCCAGCACTTTCGTCGCGTCGCCGAGGCGCACGGGCCGTTACGTCTGGCGATCCTTCCCATCGGCGCCTATGAGCCGCGCTGGTTCATGCGCGACCAGCACATGAATCCGGAAGACGCGGTGAAAGCACTGCTGGACTGCGGCGCGCAAGCCGCGCTCGGCCATCATCACGGGACGTTCCAGCTCACCGACGAAGCGATCGACGCGCCGGCCAAGGCTTTGGTCGAGGCGCTCGATGCAGCGAAGATTCCGCAGGAGCGGTTCGTGGCGATGAAGCCGGGGCAGGTGGTGGAGATTTAACTCTCCACGTAAAGACTCGTCGTCCCGGACAAGCGCGCCTCAAGCGCGCGCAGATCCGGGACCCATAACCACAGGATTCTGTTTGGCGAAGTCTCGGGGTTATCTGCTTCGCGCCACAACCACTTCCTGTGGTTATGGGTCCCGGCCCCCGTGCGCAATTGCGCACTCGGCCGGGACGACACTGATATTGTTGCGGCAGTGTGCCTCTTGCGAGCGCTTTACTGCCCCGGCTTGATCGCCCAGCTCACATTCACCGTCACCGTCAGCGTTTCCTCGCCGGGCGCAACGGCGGCCGGCGCGGCGGCCATCGGCGCAGTGGCCATCCGGCCCTTGAACAGCGGCACCGGGCCGCCGCCTTCGGAGACGCTGAGCGGCGCGCCTAACGTGACGCCGGCGGCCTTGGCGTAGATCTCGGCCTTGCGGCGGGCATCGGCCACAGCCTGTTCGCGGGCACCGTCGAGCAGCTTCGAGGCCTGGGTCACCTCGAAGGAGATGTTGCCGATGTCATTGGCGCCGGCGCTGACCAGCGTGTCGATGATGCCAGCGACTTTCGTCACGTCGCGAATCTTGACGGTGACGCGATTGCTGGCGCGGAAGCCGACCACGGGCGAGGCGCCGCTGGATCGGTTCGGCGCATATTGCGGCTGCAGCGACAGCCGCGAGGTCCGATAGTCCTTCTCGTCAATGCCGGCGCCCTTCAGCGCCAGCAGCACCTTGCCCATCGCGGCGTTGTTGGCGTCGGCGGCCTCCTTCGCCGTCTTGGCGTCATTGGCGACGCCCGCGTCGAGCTGCGCGAGGTCAGGGGCCGCGGACACCGAGGCTTCGCCGCTGACCGAGATCACGGACGGGAAATCGTCGGCGCAGGCCGGCACGCTCAGTAGCGTGGTGGCGAGGACGGCGGCTAGAACGGATGTCAGCGCGGCGGGCTTTTTCATCGGTCTCACTTCAGTGGTACGTAGACATTGATCACGAGCTTGTCCTCCGCCGTCTTGAGGGGATCGGTGAGGTACTCCTCGATGAAGGTGTCCTTGGCTTCCAGCTTCTTGTCGTCGAGGTGATTGGTGATCGCCTCATAGGTGTTGTCCATGTTGTCGTAGGAACCGCGATGGACGAATTTCAGCGCCTTGCCCTCCGGCGATTTGCCGACGCTCATGTCCTTAGGCAGGTTCTTCGGATCCTGATCGACCGGGATCTCGGCGAGGAAGGTGAAGCCGGTGTCGTCGGTGGAGGTATAGACGATCATCGAATTGCCCGCCGGCTTGATGCCCTGCTTGTCGAGCAGCGCGGTCAGCGCCTTGAAGGCATCGATCAGGGTGTCGAAGGCCGAATCCCAATTGGCAGTGCCCTTGACCATCACGACCTTCTTCGCCTCGAGCGTGGTCTCTTGGCCGAAGGGGTCGGCGGTCTGCACCGGGGCCGGGGCGGCCGCGGCGGGCGGCGCCGTCGGGCTGGGCGCGGGTGAAGCGCCGGCGGCTGGCGACGACGGTGTTGCCATGGGTGCGGGCGAGGCGCTTACGGCCGGGGAGGGCGAAGCCGATGGCGCCGGTGACGGGCTCGCCGATGCGGCCGGTGCCGGGCTCGGGGTTTGTGCCAAGGAATCGGTCGAGGCGGCGGACAGGCCAAACGACATGGCCGCTGCCGGGATCAGCGCGGCTAGAGCGAGACGACAAAAGCGATTCATTTCATTCTCCCCAAGATCCGGCCAGCCAAGGCCTGACCCGCCAAGACCTTGCCCACCAAGGCCTTAACCCGGCTGTGCGCCATGCCGCGCGCCCCGGTTCGCGCGAAGGCCGCCGTTCTAACACGCGAGCGCCGAATTCGTCCCATGACAGATGCGTCATGGCAGATGCGCCTTGGCCATCCGCAGCAAATCACTGGCCAAGCCGCCAAGGATCGCCATATAAGGCGGGCGAAATTCGGGAATTTTCATGAGCGCGCTGGCCAACCACGCATTTGCCAAGATGAATGGCATCGGCAATGAGATCGTCGTTGTCGACATGCGCGATGCTGCGTCGGCGGTCACGCCGGATGATGCCCGCGCGGTGGCCTCGGGCAACGGCGGCGTGCCGTACGACCAGCTCATGGTGCTCCAGAAGCCGCGGCTCGATGGCACCGAAGCCTTTATCCGTATCTACAACAACGACGGCTCGGAAGCCGGCGCCTGCGGCAACGGCATGCGCTGCGTGGTGCGCCGGATTTTCGAGAAGACCGGGCAGACTACGGCGACGTTCGAGACCCGCGCCGGGCTGCTCAATTGCTGGCAGGGCCCGGCGCCCGATCTCTATACCGTCGACATGGGCGCGCCCAAGTTCGGCTGGCAGGACATTCCGCTCGCGGAAGAGTTTCGCGATACCCGCTACATCGAATTGCAGATCGGGCCGATCGATAACCCAATCCTGCATTCGCCGTCAGTGGTGAGCATGGGCAATCCGCACGCGATCTTCTGGGTCGACGACGTCGATGCCTATGATCTCGGGCGTTTTGGTCCGCTGCTGGAAAATCACCCGATCTTCCCCGAGCGCGCCAACATCACGCTCGCCCATATCGTCGATCGCGACCACATCACGATCCGCACCTGGGAGCGCGGCGCCGGCCTGACCAAGGCCTGCGGATCGGCGGCCTGTGCGACGGCGGTCGCCGCGGCACGGCTGAAGCGCACCGACCGCAGCGTCGAGATCACGCTGCCGGGCGGCAAGCTCGGCATCGAATGGCGCGAGCGCGACGACCACGTGCTGATGACGGGCACCGCGACCTTCGAATATGAGGGCACTTTCGATCCGGCGCTGTTCGCGCCGGTGACGTGATGGCCGTCGACGTCGTCACCTTCGGCTGCCGCCTCAATGCATTTGAGGCCGAGGTGATCCGCCGCGAGGCGGAAGGCGCGGGTCTTTCCGATACCATCGTCATCAATAGCTGCGCCGTGACCAACGAGGCGGTGGCGCAGGCGCGCCAGTCGATCCGCAAATTGAAGCGCGAGCGGCCACAAGCGCGGATTGTCGTCACCGGCTGCGCAGCGCAGACGCAGGTTGCGATGTTCGCCGACATGGCGGAGGTCGATCGCGTCGTCGGCAATGACGACAAGATGCGCGCGTCGGCCTGGCGCGAGACGCGCGATGCTTTCGACATCGGCGCCAGTGAAAAGATCGCCGTCAGCGACATCATGACGGTCAAGGAGATGGCGCCGCATCTCATCGACGGCTTTGCCGCCGGCCTGCCGCGCGTATTCGTGCAGGTGCAGAACGGCTGCGATCATCGCTGCACCTTCTGCATCATTCCCTATGGCCGCGGCAATTCGCGTTCGGTGCCGATGGGCGCCGTGGTCGAGCAGGTGCGGGCGCTGGTCACGCGCGGCCGCGCCGAGATCGTGCTGACCGGCGTCGATCTGACCAGCTATGGCGCCGACCTGCCGGGCGCGCCGAAGCTCGGCATGCTGACCAAGCAGATTTTGCGGCACGTGCCGGAGCTGAAACGGCTGCGGATCTCCTCGATCGACTCGATCGAGGCCGATGCCGATCTGCTCGATGCCATCGCCGATGACACGCGCCTCATGCCGCATCTGCATCTGTCGCTGCAATCCGGCGACGACATGATTTTGAAGCGCATGAAGCGGCGGCATTCGCGCGAACAGGCGATCAGGTTCTGCGAGCAGGTGCGCCGACTGCGGCCGGACATCGCGTTCGGCGCCGACATCATCGCAGGCTTTCCGACCGAGACGGAAGAGATGTTCTCGCGCTCGCTCGACCTCGTCGAAGAATGCGGTCTCACCTTCCTGCACGTCTTCCCCTATTCGCCGCGCCCCGGCACGCCCGCCGCGCGCATGCCGCAGGTCGCAGGCGCCGAGATCAAGGATCGCGCGCGGCGGCTGCGTGCCGCCGGCGAAGCGGCGCTGCGGCAGCGGCTGCAAGCCGAGCTCGGCGCGACGCGCGACGTGCTGATCGAGAGCGAGGGGCAGGGCCGCACGGAGCACTATCTGCCGGTGGCGGTTGCGGGTCAGCGGGTGGGCAGCGTCGTGCCGCTCAGGATCGCCGGCAGCGATGGCGAGCGGCTGACTATATAATCCGCTGTCGTCGCCCGGCTTGACCGGGCGATCCAGTACGCCGCGGCTTCTCCGCATCTCGTCACTGTCTCTGGAATACTGGATCACCCGCTTTCGCGGGTGATGACACCGTCAATTTGGTGACCGCCTGCCCCCCAACGTCGTCCTGGCGAAAGCCAGGACCGATACCGCGGAATCTATCCGTCACGTATGGCGGGAGTCCCGAACGACGAGTCTTCGCCAAACTACTCCCTGGGGTAATAGGTCCTGGCTTTCGCCAGGACGACGCCGTGAATTCGGCGATAGCGTGCGCGCCTTGCACACCCCTAAAACGCCCTTACCTGCCAGAACCGCAGCGTCCGGCGCGCGTTCTCCGGCGTCATGCGGGCGAAATGGCCCTGCGCTCTTGTGAGATCCGCCGGCTTCATCGCGCCGGTGGCGTAGCGGCTTTCGAGCACGGCGGCGGTGGTTTCCCAACTGAGTTGTGCTGCGCGGCACGGCACGAGCAGGCCGTCGTCGCGCAGGCTCTGCATCAGCGGGCGGATGACCTCGACGGTAGACTCGGCCAGCGCCGCCAGGGCCGCCACGGTCTCCTCATAGCGCCGCTGCGTGGCGAAGCCGAGCAGCGTCCCTTCGCTGAGCCGGCCGGTCGCCTTGAGGTTTGCGATGGCGCGCTTGGCACCTTCGAAGTCGCGGATGCCCGACATCTCGCGCTCGACGCCCAAGGTCACGGCTGCGATCGCGCTCTGGATCTCCTCGAACAGATGCGGCGGCGCGCGCGACAACAGCCGCGTGCGAACCGCATCGCTCGCCGAGCGCAGCAATTGGCGCCGCAGTTCCGAGGGCAGGTCGACGCGGACGCCGACGCTCACGGCCAGTTCCGGATCGGCCTCTGCCTGTCCGACGATGACGGAAAATCCGGCTCCCGAGACGCGCGCGCCGGGATTGGCGGCGAGCCTGCGACTCACGCTCGGATAGCG is from Bradyrhizobium sp. ISRA430 and encodes:
- a CDS encoding MBL fold metallo-hydrolase, which produces MPITRRRLFGLLAGAGALVGIPSLWMSRMKTYDGPVSDHFNGLHFFDPDGVPPKSLAEVFRWQFGGGRQRATWPDWAPSPYADTPPARVDGDRVRLSFVGHASWLIQTGGLNILIDPVWSMRVSPVGFAGPKRHNDPGIAFDKLPKIDVVLVSHGHYDHLDIATLSRLAKNFAPRVVTPLGNDVTMRGADPTIKVEGFDWHDRVELGGGLTATLVPTRHWSARGMFDRNKALWASFVLETPAGKIYVVCDSGYGEGQHFRRVAEAHGPLRLAILPIGAYEPRWFMRDQHMNPEDAVKALLDCGAQAALGHHHGTFQLTDEAIDAPAKALVEALDAAKIPQERFVAMKPGQVVEI
- the dapF gene encoding diaminopimelate epimerase, with the translated sequence MSALANHAFAKMNGIGNEIVVVDMRDAASAVTPDDARAVASGNGGVPYDQLMVLQKPRLDGTEAFIRIYNNDGSEAGACGNGMRCVVRRIFEKTGQTTATFETRAGLLNCWQGPAPDLYTVDMGAPKFGWQDIPLAEEFRDTRYIELQIGPIDNPILHSPSVVSMGNPHAIFWVDDVDAYDLGRFGPLLENHPIFPERANITLAHIVDRDHITIRTWERGAGLTKACGSAACATAVAAARLKRTDRSVEITLPGGKLGIEWRERDDHVLMTGTATFEYEGTFDPALFAPVT
- a CDS encoding SIMPL domain-containing protein (The SIMPL domain is named for its presence in mouse protein SIMPL (signalling molecule that associates with mouse pelle-like kinase). Bacterial member BP26, from Brucella, was shown to assemble into a channel-like structure, while YggE from E. coli has been associated with resistance to oxidative stress.), whose product is MKKPAALTSVLAAVLATTLLSVPACADDFPSVISVSGEASVSAAPDLAQLDAGVANDAKTAKEAADANNAAMGKVLLALKGAGIDEKDYRTSRLSLQPQYAPNRSSGASPVVGFRASNRVTVKIRDVTKVAGIIDTLVSAGANDIGNISFEVTQASKLLDGAREQAVADARRKAEIYAKAAGVTLGAPLSVSEGGGPVPLFKGRMATAPMAAAPAAVAPGEETLTVTVNVSWAIKPGQ
- the ffh gene encoding signal recognition particle protein; its protein translation is MFDNLSERLGGILDRLTGRGALTEKDVDAAMREVRRALLEADVALEVVRSFTERVREQAIGATVVKSVTPGQMVVKIVHDELINTLGAEGQTIDVNSVPPVPIMMVGLQGSGKTTTTAKLARRLVQRDKRKVLMASLDVYRPAAMEQLAVLGRDLDIPTLPIVAGQQPPQIAKRALEAGKLGGYDIVLLDTAGRTTLDEEMMAEAAAIKAAADPHEVLLVADSLTGQDAVNLARSFDQRVGLTGIVLTRVDGDGRGGAALSMRAVTGKPIKLIGTGEKTDALEDFHPDRIAGRILGMGDVVSLVERAAANIDAEKAARTAERMRKGQFDLNDMREQLLQMANMGGISGLMGMMPGISKMKNQIAAAGIDDRILKRQVAIIDSMTREERRHPDLLKASRKKRIAAGSGQSVEHVNKLLKMHRNMADVMKAMGSGKRGPLAGIAQAMGFGGGMKMPSPEEMKALQEKMQGAGGGQGLPNLPKDLPAGLRQGLPNVPGLTGLSNKPTLPGLGGFPGLGKKK
- a CDS encoding GyrI-like domain-containing protein; the encoded protein is MNRFCRLALAALIPAAAMSFGLSAASTDSLAQTPSPAPAASASPSPAPSASPSPAVSASPAPMATPSSPAAGASPAPSPTAPPAAAAPAPVQTADPFGQETTLEAKKVVMVKGTANWDSAFDTLIDAFKALTALLDKQGIKPAGNSMIVYTSTDDTGFTFLAEIPVDQDPKNLPKDMSVGKSPEGKALKFVHRGSYDNMDNTYEAITNHLDDKKLEAKDTFIEEYLTDPLKTAEDKLVINVYVPLK
- the mtaB gene encoding tRNA (N(6)-L-threonylcarbamoyladenosine(37)-C(2))-methylthiotransferase MtaB, with the translated sequence MAVDVVTFGCRLNAFEAEVIRREAEGAGLSDTIVINSCAVTNEAVAQARQSIRKLKRERPQARIVVTGCAAQTQVAMFADMAEVDRVVGNDDKMRASAWRETRDAFDIGASEKIAVSDIMTVKEMAPHLIDGFAAGLPRVFVQVQNGCDHRCTFCIIPYGRGNSRSVPMGAVVEQVRALVTRGRAEIVLTGVDLTSYGADLPGAPKLGMLTKQILRHVPELKRLRISSIDSIEADADLLDAIADDTRLMPHLHLSLQSGDDMILKRMKRRHSREQAIRFCEQVRRLRPDIAFGADIIAGFPTETEEMFSRSLDLVEECGLTFLHVFPYSPRPGTPAARMPQVAGAEIKDRARRLRAAGEAALRQRLQAELGATRDVLIESEGQGRTEHYLPVAVAGQRVGSVVPLRIAGSDGERLTI
- a CDS encoding DUF2336 domain-containing protein, giving the protein MPKAQLSIINEVESAIRFGSAEKGLETARRVTDLFLSCAGSFSDEQIALFDDVLERLIGTIELRAIADVAARIALAEISTQLAPIAQAPPSVIRRLASNDEIRIAGPVLQESARLDDAELVKIASTKGEPHLLAVAGRWWLKEIVTDALLARRYPSVSRRLAANPGARVSGAGFSVIVGQAEADPELAVSVGVRVDLPSELRRQLLRSASDAVRTRLLSRAPPHLFEEIQSAIAAVTLGVEREMSGIRDFEGAKRAIANLKATGRLSEGTLLGFATQRRYEETVAALAALAESTVEVIRPLMQSLRDDGLLVPCRAAQLSWETTAAVLESRYATGAMKPADLTRAQGHFARMTPENARRTLRFWQVRAF